DNA from Comamonas serinivorans:
GACTCGCCCGCCGTGTGCGCATACCGCGGCGCCAGGGTGTGGGCCGCCGGTCCGCCGTGGCGCACCCCGTCGGGGTAGTACTCGGCCGCCAGCTGCACCTTGCCGGCCACCGCCTCGCCGGCCGTGGCCGCGATGAAGGCCAGCGCCATGTCCATGCCGGCCGACACGCCGGCCGCCGTCCAGGTGTCGCCATCGCGCACCCAGCGGGCCTCGACCACGTTCACGTCGCCCAGATCACGCAAGCGCTGCAACGACGCCCAGTGCGTGGTCGCGCGCTTGCCGCTCAGCAAGCCGGCCGCGTGCAGCACAAAGGCACCCGTGCACACCGACAGCACGGCCTGAGCGCGCGCCGCCTGCTGGCGCACAAAGGCCAGCAGCTCGGGGTTGCCGACCTCGCGGCGCGTGCCCTGGCCGCCGGGCACCAGCAGCACATCCAGCGGCGGGCAGGTCGCGAAGCTGTGCTGCGGCACCACCGACAGGCCTTTGGCGCAGCGCACGGGCGCGCCGGTGGCGCTGACGGTGACGCAGGGCGGGCCGCCCGCCACCTGCTGCCACATCGTCAGCATCTCCCAGGGGCCGACAAAGTCCAGCTCCTCCACGTCGTCAAACAACAGCACGCCTGTGGTCATGAACATCTCCTGGATGGGGCGTCACAGCCGGTGGCTGCGGTCGCCATGCGCAAACCCCAGCGCCGCGAATTCGGGGTGGGACGTGAACGCCAGCACCTTGAACAGCTCGCCCATCTCGTGTTCGGCGATCAGCTTCATCGCCTGGGCGCGCTGGGGCAGCGCGGCGGCCTGCATGCGCTCGGTGAGGCCGCAGTTGATGAGGAAATGCGCCTGCGAGGTGTAGCCCAGCACGGCCATGCCGGCCTGCTGCGCGGCCAGCGCGATGCCGGTGAAGTTGACGTGCGCCGTGATGTCCTTCTCGCCCACGGCGATCAGCGGGTTGTCGTCGACCTGGTGCAGCTGGTGGCAGACCAGCGTGCCCGTGCTGCGCTGCGGGTGGTAGTACTCGGCCTCGGGAAAGCCGTAGTCCAGCAGCAGCGCGCAGCCGCCGGGGCCGCCGGCCGCCTGGTTGCGCGCAAAGGCCTCGGCCAGCGTGGCGATGAAGGCCTCGGCCTGGGGGTGGACCTCGGTGACGTAGTCGTGGTCGCCCTCGACCTCGACCGGGGGGCGCAGCGCGGTGGGCCGGTCGGCCCAGACCAGCGCGCCGTCGTGCAGCACCACGCCACGCTCGTGCCAGGCGCCGTTCACGCGCGCCAGCAGCTGCACGGGCATGGCGTCCAGCAGCTCGTTGCCTAGTACCACGCCCTGCACGTTTTCAGGCAAACGGTCGTGCCAGCATACTTGCTCACCATAGGCCGACAGCCGTTGCTGCTGACGCGCGCGCAGGCTGCCCGACAGGTCGACGATGTGGTAGCGCGCCACGCGCACGCCCTGCTCGGCCAACGCGCCCAGCACCTGCTCGGCCAGCGCGCCGCTGCCGGCGCCGAACTCCCAGACCTCGTCGCTGCCCAGCTCGGCCAGCATCTGCGCCACCTGCACGGCCACGGCCTGGCCGAACAACGGCGACAGCTCGGGCGCCGTGATGAAGTCGCTGCCCGACTGCGGCAGGGCGCCGAATTTGGTGCGCCCCCCGCTGTAGTAGCCCAGGCCGGGCGCGTACAGCGCCTGCGCCATGAAGCGGTCAAACGGGATGAAGCCCTGCTCGGCCTCGGGCTGCAGGCGCGCCAGCCACTCGGCCGACAAGGGCGACACCAGGCCCTGGGGAGAGGCCGGCTCAGGCACCGCGGAGGGGCTGGCTAGAATGGATTTGCGAGTCACGGCGGCATTGTCGCCCAGGCCGCCGCCGCATCGGTCCGCCCGTCCGGAGCGAATTGCAGGGGCGTCTGGAGCGCCGCCCCGCGATCCGACCCAGGCCGCGCCACCGCCCGGGCCAGACCCCGCCCGCCTTCGACCCATTCACCATGCCCATTCCGCTCGTTCACCACCGCCGCACCGGCCCGAAAGGCTGGGCATGACGCCCTGGGTGCTGGTCACCGGGGGCGCCAAGCGCCTGGGCCGGGCCGTGTGCGAGGCCTTTGCCGCGGCGGGGTGGAACGTCTGCGTGCACCACCTGCGCTCGGGCGAGGCCGCACAGGCCCTGTGCACCGAACTGCGCGCCCGCGGCGTGCGGGCCGACACCGTGCAGGGCGACCTCTGCGACGCCCGCGCCGTGGCGCGCTGGTTCGCCCAGGCCTGCGCGACCATGGGCCGCGCCCCGCAGGCCGTGGTCTGCAACGCCTCGCTGTTCGAGCCCGACACGGGGCGCGACCTGGCGCCGGACCTGCTGGCCGAGCAGCTGCAGGTCAACCTGATCGCCCCCATGCAGCTGGGGAGTTTGCTCTGGCACGCGATTGATGCGCAACGGCAACCGGGTGATGCTGTCCATGACCCGCAACACGAGGCGACCGCCCGCCCCAGCGTCATCCACGTGCTGGACCAGAAGGTGTTCAACCTCAACCCCGACTACTTTTCGTACACGCTGACCAAGCTGGCGCTGGAGCGCGCCGTGGTGCTGCAGGCCCAGGCGCTGGCGCCCCAGGTGCGCGTGAACGCGGTGGCCCCGGGCCTGATGTACCTGAGCGGGCCGCAAAGCGAGGACAATTTCGCCCGCGCCAGCCGCGTGAACGCGCTGCAACAGCCCATCGACCCGGCCGACGTGGCGCGCGCGGCCGTCTACCTGGCGACGGCCGCCGCCTGCACCGGCACCACCGTGCGCGTGGACAACGGCCAGCACCTGGTGCCGCTGGGGCGTGACGTGATGTTCGCCGTGGACCACCTGCAGGCCGGCGTGCTGCCCGGCTCGGCATGACCGCGCGGGCCGCCCCCGACCGGCGCACGTGCCGACCACCGGCCTCTTTTTCACCGCCTTCGCCATGAACCCTGTCCTGTCCTTTGCCGAAACCGAACTGGCCCTGCTGCGCCAATGCCGGCGCCTGTTCCTGAACCGCCTGGAGCTGCCGGCGCGCATCGGCGTGCACGCGTTCGAGCGCAACGCGCCCCAGCGCCTGTGGCTGGACGTCAGCCTCTGGGTGCCGCTGGCCCAATCGACGCCGCGGGGGGACGAACTGGCCGAAGTCGTGGACTACGACTTCGTGCGCGCCGAAGCCCAAGCGTTGCTGTCACGCGGCCACCTGCAGCTGCAGGAAACCCTGGTCGATGCCCTGGCCGAGCGCCTGCTGGCCCATCCCGCCGTGGTGGCCGTGCGCGTGGCCAGCAGCAAGCCCGACGTCTACCCCGACACCGCGGCCGTGGGCGTGGAGGTTTTCCGCCTTCGCGCCACAGGCCTCACCCCCTCTGCCCCTTCTTCTGCCCCCGCATGACCCCCGCATCCCCTTCCGACGCCCTCGCCCACCGCACCGGCGGCCAGGTGCTCAGCCTGACCGGCCTGCGCTTCCAGGCCAGCCTGGGCATCCTGGCCCACGAGAAAAAAGCGCCGCAGCCGATTCAGGTGGACGCCGAACTGAGCCTGGGCGAACAGCCGCTGGTCCCGCAGGACGACGACATCAAGCACGTGCTGGACTACCGCAAGGTGCGGCAGATCATCATCGACGAGTGCACGGCCGAACACGTGAACCTGCTGGAAAGCCTGATCGGCAAGCTGTGCGCGCGGCTGATGCAGCTGCCCGGCGTGCACGGCGTGCGCGTGAAGATCGTCAAGCTGGAGATCTTCGACGACTGCGAGGTCGCCATCCGCATGGAAGCCGGCAGGTGGTGAGGGCGGTGGGCCCATCGCGGTCGGCGCAGGCCAGCAGGCCTGCGGACCCGCCGCGTGGCCGGCCTTGCTTCGATGTGGATGGCGCTTGAGACCTTGAGTATGGGGTGATTGCCGTTTTCATCTAAACGACCATGGAACCATACTCCAGCATTTCCGACTCTGCGGTCTTCATCATGCCCCAGCATCCCGCTGCGGGCGATGCCCGGCCCGGCCCCTGGCGCTGCAGGGCTGACAACCCGGCACGCCCGCGGCCGGCCCTGTTCATGAGCACCCCCCGCACCCCGCCCGCGTGAGCGGCCCCGCGCAGACCGCATGACCCCGACCTCGCCCATCGCCCGACGCCAACGCCTGCTGCTCGCGCTGTGCGGCCTGAGCGCGGTGGCGGGTGGCGTGCTCGGCGCCCACACGCCCCTGCTGGCCGCCGCCTGGGCGTTTCAGGCCCTGGTGGGCTGGTGGGCAGGGGTGCTGGCCCTGCAGATGGCCCTGGCCCAGCAAGGCAACCGCCGCGCGTGGCGGCAGCACCTTCAGCGCCGGGATGGCACCGGCCCCCGAATCGCCCACACCGCTCAACCCCAAGCTGCAGAAGCCACGGCAGCCACGCCTGCCTCCCATGCAGGCTCGGCGCCCGGCGCAGCGCCAGGTGCCGCACAGGGTGGGTCCGCCTCCCGCATGGCGCCGGCCAGCGCGCCCTCGCCCTCCGGCACGGCCTTGGGTGCCCCGGACCCTCACGACCGCCAGGACCCGCTGCATCCGGCCACACGCCTGGTCGCCGTGCGCGCCTGGCTCTGGAGCTGCTGGGCCGCGCCCGCGGTGTTCTTCTGGCGCCAGCCCTTTCGCGAAGGGCGCTGGCCCGACCTGCTGCCGCAGGCCACGGCCGGCCATGCCGGTGCGCCACAGGCCTCACGCGGCGCACCAGACACCCCATCGGGGCAGCCAGTCCGACGTGACGTGCCGGACATGCCCGATCAGCGGCAGGCACAGCGCGCCGTGCTGTTCGTGCACGGCTTCGTGTCCAACCGCGGGTTCTGGAACCCCTGGCTGCAGCGGCTGACCGCCGAGGGCGCGCCGTTCATGGCCGTGAGCCTGCGCCAGCCGTTTGCGCCGCTCGACACGCAGGCCGCCGAGCTGAGCGCCGCCGTGGACCACGTCATCGCCACCACGGGCCAGCCCCCGCTCATCGTGGCCCACTCCATGGGCGGGCTGGTGGTGCGCGCCTGGTTGCGGCACGAGGCGCGGTCAGGCCTGCGCTGGCCCGACCGCGTGCACCGCGTGGCCCTGATCGCCACGCCCATCGCGGGCACCGGCCTGGCGCGCTGGGCGCTGGGGCCGCTGGGCGCGCAGATGCGCCGGGCCGAAGATGGCGGCCACTGGGTCACGCGGCTGAACGCCGACTTGGACGCGCTCGCCATCCCGCGCCAGCTGTTCGCCTGCTGGGCCTCCAACACCGACAACATGGTGTTTCCGGCCCACACCGCCCTGCTGGCCGGCGCCGACTCGCATGTGCACCGCGGTGTGCCCCACGTGCCGCTGGCCCACCACCCCGCCGTCATGCGGGCCGTGCTGACGTTGCGGCATGGCTGAAGAAGCAGTACCCCACCAAAGTCGATTCAACACCATCGGCCCATGCACCATACTCCTCCAAGTCAGAATCCCCACGTTTTTGCTGCAATGCCGATCGGCGCGTTGACGCGGACCCGGTGTAAGCCCCGCTGAACACCCGGGTGCAGCGCCGCCACCGGCAGGGCCTGAAGCGGCCTGGGCGAATGTCTCCGTGGTCTCTCGCCAGACGCCTGGTCTTCCTTCGACCAGCAGCCCCTCCCCCGCTCACGCCTTCAGGTAATCGGCACGCCCGCCCAGCCACAGTGCGACCAGCGCCTGGGCCTGCTGCGGGTGCTCGCGCAGCATGGCGGCGGCGGTGTCCCGCGCCCAGTCGAGCAGGTGCTCATCCTGCGTCAGGTCGGCAAAGCGCAGCAGCGGCGCACCCGACTGCCGGGCGCCCAGGAACTCGCCCGGGCCGCGAATCTCCAGGTCGCGCCGCGCGATCTCGAAGCCATCGCTGGTCTCGGCCATGGCGCGCAGGCGCTCGCGCGCGGCTTCGCTCAAGCGCCCGCCTTCGGGCTGCGAATACAGCAGCACGCAGGCCGAGGCCGCCGCCCCCCGCCCCACGCGGCCGCGCAGCTGGTGCAGCTGCGACAGGCCGAAGCGCTCGGCATGCTCGATCACCATGAGGCTGGCATTGGGCACGTCCACGCCCACCTCGATGACCGTGGTGCTGACCAGCACGCCCATGTCGCCCGCCGTGAACTGCGCCATGACGGCTTTTTTCTCGGCCACCGGCAGGCGGGCGTGCAGCAGGCCCACGTTCACGCCGGGCAACACGGCCTGCAGCTCCTCGTGCGTTTCGGTGGCGTTGCGCAGGTCCAGCGCCTCGCTCTCTTCGACCAACGGGCACACCCAGTACACCTGCCGGCCCTGCGCCAGCTGGCCCTGGATGCGGGCGATCACCTCGTCGCGCCGGTAGTCGGCCACCAGCTTGGTGATCACCGGCGTGCGCCCGGGGGGCAGCGCGTCGATGGTGGACACGTCCAGGTCGGCATAGTGGGCCATGGCCAGGGTGCGCGGGATGGGCGTGGCGCTCATCATGAGCAGGTGCGGCTCCATCTGAGCAACCGCAGTATCAGCCTGTTCTCGATCTTCTTCAGACGCAGACCCCGCCATACCCCTCAATCGCAACCGCTGGGCCACGCCAAAGCGGTGCTGCTCGTCGACGATGGCCAGGCCCAGGCGCTGGAACACGACCTGCTGCTGGATGACGGCGTGCGTGCCCACCACGAGCGCGGCCTCGCCGCTGGCGATCTGCGCCAACGCGGCCTCGCGCTCTTTTTTCTTCTGGCTGCCGGTCAGCCAGGCGACGCACTGGCCGCGCGGCGCCAGCAGCGGCGTAAGCCAGTCCACCAACTTGGCGAAGTGCTGCTCGGCCAGGATTTCGGTGGGCGCCATGAGCACGCACTGCCAGCCCGCCTGCATGGCCACGGCGGCGGCCAGCGCCGCGACCACGGTTTTGCCGGCGCCCACGTCGCCCTGCAGCAGCCGGTGCATGGGCACGGGCTTGGCCAGGTCGGCGGCGATCTCGGCCGTCACCCGCACCTGCGCGGGCGTCAGCGACCAGGGCAGGCTGGCGGCCAGCTGATCCTGCAGGCCGCCGGGCTCGGTCGGCAGGCCGGGTGCGCGCTGCGCCTGCCGGCCCGCCCGCGCCAGCTGCTGGGACAGCTGCTGCGCCAGCAGCTCCTCGGCCTTGAGGCGCTGCCAGGCCGGGTGGCTGTGGTCTTCGAGGGCGGCCAGGGGCACGTCGGGCGCCGGATGGTGCAGGAACAGCAGCGCATCCACCATGCGCCAGGGTGGCTGTGGGCTCATGGCCGACAGCAGGCGGGCGGGCACCAGCTCGGGCCAGCTGAAGCGCAGCAGGGCCTGGTCCACGGCCTTGCGCAGCACCGGCTGCGCCAGACCGGCCACCGTGGGGTAGACCGGCGTGAGCGCCGCCGACAGCGCGCCGCCGGCTGCCTTGACGTGGGGGTGCATCAGGGTCCAGCCCAGGAAGCCGCCGCGCACCTCGCCGCGGATGCGCAGGCGCTGGCCCTCGGCCATCTGCTTTTGCTGCGAGGGGTAGAAGTTGAAAAAGCGCAGCTGCGCCTCGGCGTCCCCGTCTTGCACGCGCACCAGCAGTTGCTTGCGTGGTCGCCAGTTGACCTGTTGCTCGACCACCGTGGCCTCGAACTGCACGGTGTCGCCCTCGCGGGCCTGGGCCAGGGGCGTGAGCCGGGTTTCGTCCTCGTAGCGCAGCGGCAGGTGCAGCGCCAGGTCCACGTCGCGCGTCAGACCCAGCTTGGCCAGGCCGCGCGCCACGGCGGTCTGGGCCGTGGCCGGTTTGGGCGCGGAGCCTGGCTTCGCCCCAGCACCCGGCTGGCCCGCCTGGTCCGACTTTCCCGCCGCGCCAGACGCGGCCGGTGCGGGCTGGGTCGGTGCGGAAGCGGGGGTCCGAGCAGCAGAGCGAGGGCGTGGCATCCCGGCGATTGTCCCATCCCGCCACACCCCTGCTCGGCTACCCCCACAGCCTCGGCCCCAACCGCCGCCCAGCCGCCGTCCACCCGCGGCTCGGCCGCCACCGCGCTCTGCGGCGAATCGGACTGGCCTCGCCAACAGCTCGCGCCCCGCCCATGACGCGCCCAAAGTAGCGTCAAACGATGCCCAAGCTTGCGCCGCACGACACCCAGCACGCCAGCCCTGGCGCGGGCGCCGGTGCGGCCGCACAGTCGCGCCATGTCCTCTTCAACGAAAGCGATGACAGCCATGCAACCCCTCATCCGCCGCGACACATCGGCCTGGCAAGGCCAGGTCTGGGCCTCGTTCGGTGCCGCCCTGCTGCTGTGCACCATCGGGCTGTGGAACCTACCGGGCCAGAACATGGACCGCGCCTTCATGGTGCTGGGCTACTTCTTCTGCCTGAGCTCGGGCTTTGTGCTGGCCAAGTTCATCCGCGATGCCGAAGCGGCGAAATTCGACGGGCGCGAGGCCGACACGCCGCTGTTCCTCATGGTGGTCTGGGGCGGGTTCGGCGGCGCCATGCTGCTGACGGCCTGGGGCCTGTACCGCATGAACCTCGACATCACCTACAAGGGCTACCTGGGCGTGTGCTGGCTGTACCTGATCAGCTGCACCTTCACGCTGGCCAAGATGCTGCGCGACCGCCACGAAGCCGACCTGGCCGAGGCACGCGCCCTGGGCACGGTGTCCATCCGCCGCGACAGCCGCGCCACGGCCGGCACCAGCACCGACGGCGACCGCCCCGAAGCCACCGCCCGCAACGGCTGACCCACACCCGGGGAGTGCCCGCCCGATGTGGCGAGCCCCCCACCCCGAATGGGCCCGCGCAATGTCGGCTGGCGCCGCATTGCCCAAGGGCTTGAGTCCCCCGCGCACCTGCAGCGCACCCAGACCGGGCACCTACCCGGTCTGGACTTTCATGAAGTATGCGGCCACTGTCGTGTTTGAGAAAACGACATTTCACTCATACTGCGCACTCACACCACCACTTGAGGCGACCCGCCCGTCTACGCGCACGCCGCACCCGTTGAACAAGCCGGCGATCACGTTGGGGGAGCTGCGAGAAACGCCGCGCGCGGCCGGCGCCGGTCGACACACGCCAGCATGCAAGGCCTGACGGGTCGGGGAACAGGTGCGTGCCCAGGTGTTCCCCCTCACCCAGCTGCACGCCCATCTGAGCAGCAACCCACGCCAAGGCGGCGGGCTGGGAGGTCGTCGAGGTGCACGCCACCACGACAAGCTGCGCCCCGTGCATGCACGCCTCAACCGTCGATCACCAGCGCGTCACGGCGGACACCGCAACACCGCAACAGCGAGGGGCACGCCGCGATGCCGCGCAACCGCAGGGCGCAGGCCGGCCTCACTGGCCCGACATCGCCTGCACGCTGTCGGCGTCGCGCCCTGGCCCGGTTTCGTCGGGCAGCTTCAGGTGGCCCACGTAGCGCAGGGCCTGGTGCGTGCGCACCGAGGGCACGTCGCCTTCGCGCATGTGCAGCAGGTCGACCGGCGTGGCCAGGCGCGGGTCGGCATCGGTCAGGGGCAAGCCGGCACGCCGGTAGGCCTCGAGCACCAGCTGCGAACAGAAAAAGCGGTCGCTGGGCCCCACCCCGAGCTGGATCAGCGCGATGCCGCGCAGGCAGAAATCGCGCACCGGGCCGGGCAGCACGGGCAGCTCGCACAGGCGGCGCTCCAGCGTGAACGGCGCCTGCAGCACGATGCCGGTCAGGTTGTAGGGCTGGCCCACCTGGTCCTGCGCAAACGCGGTCAACGCGGGCAGGTGATCGGGGCGCATGCCCGGATGGCGGAAGGCCACCACGGCGCTGGCTTCGTCCACGAACACATCGAGCGGCACCTCGCGCACGCCGCTGCCCACGGCATCGATGACGCGGCCCTCGCCCAGGTACAAGGCCGCATGGCTGACCGGCGACAGCGTGGACACGCGGATGCTGACGGCGTTGAGGCCGGAGCCGGCCGACAGCAGGATGTCGCCCGCCTGCAGGTCTTCAACGCGCGCCTCGCGCCCACCGTTGTCGGGCGTGAGCGCCTTGTTCTGCACCACCAGCCGGGGCAGGCCCTGCTCGCCCCCCTGCCATTGCGTGGCGCATCCGCTCAGCATCAGCAACGAGGCCACCAGCGGCCAGAGCGCGCGGGGCGCCCTGCGCCCTGGACCGGCACGCCGCGGGCGGTCAGGCCGGGGCTGAGCGGGCTCAGGCTGCAGGCGCGAGTCGCCCGGGCTCATGGCAGACACCTCGGCAGTATGCACTCAACGCCATTTTTCAAAGAACGGTTGTCCATGGTTACTCCCTGCATGTTGTGCGCCCCGGCTCGCCCATGGGGACCGCGAAATTCCGCGCACCCATGCGGCATGCCGGCCGCGTGGCCCGCAGCGCAGCGTCTTGGGGCCGACCGCCTGGGTCCGAGTGCCTGACGGTCCCCCGCTCTCGCCGGCACCGTGAAGTCGGCAACGCGACGCGGTCCCCTTGCCCCTTGCCGCTTGTTCCCGGGCACTTGGCCATGGCGCACCGTGGCCGACACACCACGCCGCGGTGACCCCCCGCGACCTCCGCGCTGGATCGCGGCCCGCGCCATGCGCCTCACACGCCGCGCGCGCGGTCTTGCTGGAAACGCAGCCGGAATTGCGCGAAGGTGCCGGCGTCCAGGGCATCGCGGATCTCCTGCATCAGGTTCAGGTAGTAATGCAGGTTGTGGATGGTGGTGAGCATGGGGCCGAGCATCTC
Protein-coding regions in this window:
- a CDS encoding DJ-1/PfpI family protein, which codes for MTTGVLLFDDVEELDFVGPWEMLTMWQQVAGGPPCVTVSATGAPVRCAKGLSVVPQHSFATCPPLDVLLVPGGQGTRREVGNPELLAFVRQQAARAQAVLSVCTGAFVLHAAGLLSGKRATTHWASLQRLRDLGDVNVVEARWVRDGDTWTAAGVSAGMDMALAFIAATAGEAVAGKVQLAAEYYPDGVRHGGPAAHTLAPRYAHTAGESP
- a CDS encoding class I SAM-dependent methyltransferase, with the protein product MTRKSILASPSAVPEPASPQGLVSPLSAEWLARLQPEAEQGFIPFDRFMAQALYAPGLGYYSGGRTKFGALPQSGSDFITAPELSPLFGQAVAVQVAQMLAELGSDEVWEFGAGSGALAEQVLGALAEQGVRVARYHIVDLSGSLRARQQQRLSAYGEQVCWHDRLPENVQGVVLGNELLDAMPVQLLARVNGAWHERGVVLHDGALVWADRPTALRPPVEVEGDHDYVTEVHPQAEAFIATLAEAFARNQAAGGPGGCALLLDYGFPEAEYYHPQRSTGTLVCHQLHQVDDNPLIAVGEKDITAHVNFTGIALAAQQAGMAVLGYTSQAHFLINCGLTERMQAAALPQRAQAMKLIAEHEMGELFKVLAFTSHPEFAALGFAHGDRSHRL
- a CDS encoding SDR family oxidoreductase — encoded protein: MTPWVLVTGGAKRLGRAVCEAFAAAGWNVCVHHLRSGEAAQALCTELRARGVRADTVQGDLCDARAVARWFAQACATMGRAPQAVVCNASLFEPDTGRDLAPDLLAEQLQVNLIAPMQLGSLLWHAIDAQRQPGDAVHDPQHEATARPSVIHVLDQKVFNLNPDYFSYTLTKLALERAVVLQAQALAPQVRVNAVAPGLMYLSGPQSEDNFARASRVNALQQPIDPADVARAAVYLATAAACTGTTVRVDNGQHLVPLGRDVMFAVDHLQAGVLPGSA
- a CDS encoding dihydroneopterin aldolase → MNPVLSFAETELALLRQCRRLFLNRLELPARIGVHAFERNAPQRLWLDVSLWVPLAQSTPRGDELAEVVDYDFVRAEAQALLSRGHLQLQETLVDALAERLLAHPAVVAVRVASSKPDVYPDTAAVGVEVFRLRATGLTPSAPSSAPA
- a CDS encoding dihydroneopterin aldolase, encoding MTPASPSDALAHRTGGQVLSLTGLRFQASLGILAHEKKAPQPIQVDAELSLGEQPLVPQDDDIKHVLDYRKVRQIIIDECTAEHVNLLESLIGKLCARLMQLPGVHGVRVKIVKLEIFDDCEVAIRMEAGRW
- a CDS encoding alpha/beta fold hydrolase → MTPTSPIARRQRLLLALCGLSAVAGGVLGAHTPLLAAAWAFQALVGWWAGVLALQMALAQQGNRRAWRQHLQRRDGTGPRIAHTAQPQAAEATAATPASHAGSAPGAAPGAAQGGSASRMAPASAPSPSGTALGAPDPHDRQDPLHPATRLVAVRAWLWSCWAAPAVFFWRQPFREGRWPDLLPQATAGHAGAPQASRGAPDTPSGQPVRRDVPDMPDQRQAQRAVLFVHGFVSNRGFWNPWLQRLTAEGAPFMAVSLRQPFAPLDTQAAELSAAVDHVIATTGQPPLIVAHSMGGLVVRAWLRHEARSGLRWPDRVHRVALIATPIAGTGLARWALGPLGAQMRRAEDGGHWVTRLNADLDALAIPRQLFACWASNTDNMVFPAHTALLAGADSHVHRGVPHVPLAHHPAVMRAVLTLRHG
- the recG gene encoding ATP-dependent DNA helicase RecG; its protein translation is MPRPRSAARTPASAPTQPAPAASGAAGKSDQAGQPGAGAKPGSAPKPATAQTAVARGLAKLGLTRDVDLALHLPLRYEDETRLTPLAQAREGDTVQFEATVVEQQVNWRPRKQLLVRVQDGDAEAQLRFFNFYPSQQKQMAEGQRLRIRGEVRGGFLGWTLMHPHVKAAGGALSAALTPVYPTVAGLAQPVLRKAVDQALLRFSWPELVPARLLSAMSPQPPWRMVDALLFLHHPAPDVPLAALEDHSHPAWQRLKAEELLAQQLSQQLARAGRQAQRAPGLPTEPGGLQDQLAASLPWSLTPAQVRVTAEIAADLAKPVPMHRLLQGDVGAGKTVVAALAAAVAMQAGWQCVLMAPTEILAEQHFAKLVDWLTPLLAPRGQCVAWLTGSQKKKEREAALAQIASGEAALVVGTHAVIQQQVVFQRLGLAIVDEQHRFGVAQRLRLRGMAGSASEEDREQADTAVAQMEPHLLMMSATPIPRTLAMAHYADLDVSTIDALPPGRTPVITKLVADYRRDEVIARIQGQLAQGRQVYWVCPLVEESEALDLRNATETHEELQAVLPGVNVGLLHARLPVAEKKAVMAQFTAGDMGVLVSTTVIEVGVDVPNASLMVIEHAERFGLSQLHQLRGRVGRGAAASACVLLYSQPEGGRLSEAARERLRAMAETSDGFEIARRDLEIRGPGEFLGARQSGAPLLRFADLTQDEHLLDWARDTAAAMLREHPQQAQALVALWLGGRADYLKA
- a CDS encoding YiaA/YiaB family inner membrane protein: MTAMQPLIRRDTSAWQGQVWASFGAALLLCTIGLWNLPGQNMDRAFMVLGYFFCLSSGFVLAKFIRDAEAAKFDGREADTPLFLMVVWGGFGGAMLLTAWGLYRMNLDITYKGYLGVCWLYLISCTFTLAKMLRDRHEADLAEARALGTVSIRRDSRATAGTSTDGDRPEATARNG
- a CDS encoding YiiX/YebB-like N1pC/P60 family cysteine hydrolase, producing the protein MSPGDSRLQPEPAQPRPDRPRRAGPGRRAPRALWPLVASLLMLSGCATQWQGGEQGLPRLVVQNKALTPDNGGREARVEDLQAGDILLSAGSGLNAVSIRVSTLSPVSHAALYLGEGRVIDAVGSGVREVPLDVFVDEASAVVAFRHPGMRPDHLPALTAFAQDQVGQPYNLTGIVLQAPFTLERRLCELPVLPGPVRDFCLRGIALIQLGVGPSDRFFCSQLVLEAYRRAGLPLTDADPRLATPVDLLHMREGDVPSVRTHQALRYVGHLKLPDETGPGRDADSVQAMSGQ